The following coding sequences lie in one Rutidosis leptorrhynchoides isolate AG116_Rl617_1_P2 chromosome 6, CSIRO_AGI_Rlap_v1, whole genome shotgun sequence genomic window:
- the LOC139853279 gene encoding uncharacterized protein: MKYSAQLRMGSREKQTSTESTITLRANRIKRSLDYAKRDNPLYVSQHHDQRQMADEERLGNLQHMMNHNEPMKDDGLVKHMRNLPGYLQSVGKGENILNFGVLDWGRLENWKSNEKRIPPRYNMKTSSSGTNPTLTENRTVRFSKSKKKIPLPHRDQGPTNVSQLSSSSKEKLPPGIRWPRGQPVKSKFSESSPCSNDLPPGDKFLNELDISKGKQVNQMTSEKETSSSDWIQPGSCHSPNYTRMQSVDDINRAIDIPLTSSSNDLSCSDSARDGHLIEVTERRLSECFSPREFHSIKPFSDASSDLDNNEQPVSKGRISSHNKRFSFGLRKMVRSFSFKESSSTDPQQSPAYLSVKSGPVSFDASSDSVKPTNTSRSSPLWRFLDPLLKLKGAHSTEPVKKLKLELSPTNVAHLNETKLLHRKKQRSSNVPALIQLTLKNGVPFFKCMLESSSDILAAAVKKLPSAKDDSSLIYAFYSVHETKKKNEGWMHHGSKEKSYGFGYDIVGQMKISSSYHAEFNGAEKYLYVVRESVLYSSDKTLNCTLDGELAAIVVKNPSGRTCGDIGSSKSTLVVLPEGVHSWPNGGVRSSLVSRWKYGGACDCGGWDVGCQFHVLSHQSEIVMNSTTSTLCTTSNRLDLCYKVGNKYSFRLVSHEDGLYSLDYDPSMSLLQAFSICVAVVSSQKLTHIFRVNYVTLPKDSCETVLSGNDKVKSRKEYFSKPPVSPVGRV, encoded by the exons ATGAAATACAGTGCACAGCTCAGAATGGGTTCAAGAGAAAAACAAACCTCAACGGAGTCCACTATAACCTTGCGTGCAAATAGGATAAAAAGATCTCTCGATTATGCTAAACGTGATAACCCGTTATATGTGAGTCAACATCATGACCAGAGACAAATGGCAGATGAGGAGCGTTTGGGTAATTTGCAACACATGATGAACCACAATGAACCCATGAAAGATGATGGCCTTGTTAAGCATATGAGAAATTTGCCTGGCTATCTCCAGAGTGTAGGAAAAGGTGAAAATATATTGAATTTTGGCGTTCTTGATTGGGGTCGTCTAGAAAACTGGAAATCAAACGAAAAGCGTATTCCACCACGATATAACATGAAGACATCATCCTCGGGGACTAATCCCACACTCACTGAAAATCGAACAGTGAGATTTTcgaaaagtaagaaaaagatacCTCTGCCTCACAGGGATCAAGGACCAACGAATGTTTCTCAACTCAGTTCATCATCTAAAGAAAAACTTCCGCCAGGTATTCGATGGCCCAGAGGACAGCCTGTAAAATCCAAATTTTCTGAAAGTTCTCCTTGCTCGAATGATCTGCCACCTGGCGATAAATTTCTTAATGAGCTTGACATTAGCAAAGGGAAACAAGTTAATCAAATGACATCCGAAAAGGAAACTTCATCGTCAGACTGGATACAACCGGGGTCATGTCATTCGCCAAATTATACAAGGATGCAATCGGTGGATGATATCAATCGTGCTATTGATATCCCGTTAACTAGTTCATCTAATGATCTTTCGTGTTCAGACTCTGCACGTGATGGTCATTTGATTGAAGTAACTGAGAGAAGACTATCTGAATGCTTTTCTCCAAGAGAGTTTCATTCGATAAAACCCTTCTCTGACGCTTCTTCGGATTTGGACAACAACGAACAACCAGTTTCAAAAGGGAGAATCTCGTCTCATAATAAAAGGTTTAGTTTTGGCCTCCGAAAAATGGTCAGAAGTTTTAGCTTTAAAGAGAGTTCATCTACCGATCCGCAACAAAGTCCAGCATATTTATCTGTCAAGTCTGGCCCAGTAAGCTTCGACGCCTCTTCTGATTCAGTCAAACCTACTAATACATCCAGGTCTAGTCCTTTGTGGAGATTTCTGGACCCGTTGCTGAAGCTCAAAGGGGCTCATTCAACTGAACCGGTTAAGAAACTCAAGCTAGAACTTAGTCCTACTAACGTTGCCCATTTGAACGAGACAAAATTACTCCACAGAAAGAAACAAAGATCATCTAATGTACCGGCTCTGATACAGCTTACATTGAAGAATGGAGTACCTTTTTTCAAATGTATGTTGGAAAGCAGCAGTGACATTCTAGCTGCCGCTGTCAAAAAATTACCGTCTGCCAAGGATGATTCAAGCTTGATTTACGCGTTCTACTCAGTACATGAAACCAAGAAGAAGAATGAAGGTTGGATGCACCATGGTTCTAAGGAAAAAAGTTACGGTTTTGGATACGATATTGTTGGACAGATGAAGATTTCTAGCTCTTATCATGCCGAGTTTAATGGTGCTGAGAAATACCTTTATGTGGTGCGAGAGTCGGTCTTGTATAGTAGCGATAAAACACTTAATTGCACGCTAGATGGTGAGCTTGCAGCTATAGTTGTAAAAAATCCAAGTGGCCGAACATGTGGAGATATTGGGAGCTCGAAAAGCACACTAGTTGTTCTACCTGAGGGTGTTCATAGTTGGCCTAATGGTGGGGTCCGTTCTTCGTTAGTAAGCAGATGGAAATATGGTGGAGCGTGCGATTGTGGAGGCTGGGACGTCGGTTGCCAGTTTCACGTGCTGAGTCATCAGAGTGAAATCGTCATGAATTCAACTACATCTACACTTTGCACTACCTCAAATCGTCTTGATCTTTGTTACAAG GTAGGGAACAAGTACAGTTTTAGGTTGGTTTCACATGAAGATGGACTTTATTCGCTTGACTACGACCCATCAATGTCGTTGCTTCAAGCGTTCTCCATTTGTGTAGCAGTTGTTAGTAGCCAGAAGTTAACTCACATATTTCGAGTGAATTATGTTACATTGCCAAAAGACTCGTGTGAAACCGTACTTTCAGGAAATGATAAAGTCAAAAGTCGGAAAGAATACTTTTCGAAACCACCGGTATCACCTGTTGGTAGGGTATAG